The DNA region GTTAATATAAGTATTTCACTAACAGGTGGATTGGATCATATTGTTACTCTGTAAGCCTCTTGCTCAAAAGTTTCTTACATCAAACGGTGACGCACAATTACTCGTTGTCAAAAATTGTGTTTGTCATTGTAGAATTCAATTTCATAATTCAAATAATGAGGTTTATACATTGAtatgctttgaattgaaattaGCCGATTCATTTTGGGTCAAAAtatctttaaacattttctaacaacataaaagtatttttagttttaaatagaatgtagcctactgtacaataattttattaaagaaTCAGTTCATTTTACAAGTGTTTTATTGGAAACCATAATGATtgggatgtatttttgttttggtatATAAAGTTAGCTATAACAATTTTGTATTACTTGCTTACCTATATAACATTATCTtgattgtttgtttaaaaataagattataacaagataaataaaataaaagcattTAGTAGcatttttcttcttctttaaacttattttttgAAAGCATGTACCCATTCATTGTCAAATTCATTTCTATGTTGTTAAAAAAGTATGTAGGTCAATTATTTACTTCGTTGTCGTATCATTGCAGCAATCTGTCGTGGTGGTTGTTTAAATGGTGGATTTTGTGACCAACCGAACCAATGTGCTTGTCCCATCGGGTTCAAAGGTCGACAATGTGAAAAACGTAAGTAAATTACCCACCTCCCACTAAACAAAAATTGACaagaaatttgttttaaactaTTTGTATTACTTTGTCTTTACTTTATCTCTTTTAGCACGTTGTTCTGGTGGCTGTTTGAACGGCGGCCGGTGCGTCGCAGTACACGGTCGCCCAACTTGTTCGTGTCCATCTGGATATAAAGGACGCAGGTGTCAAAATGGTAAGAACAATTGTGAACTGATTacaattttaacaataatcaaAATGCTtcagaagtaggcctaatagacTAGAAAATCCCAGAAAAACACGTTTGAGCCTTGAGTTAGTGTGCATCCAAGTAGGTCTATAGGCCTAACCAAAGCAATTAGGCCTACACCTCCATCGAGGTACATTTTGTTATTCCATTCACCGTACTCTACTGATGTAATGATCGTAAATTTGCTTGTTTTTCAGCTATTTGCGAGACTTCGTGCTTACACGATGGATATTGTAAACGGCCCAATGTTTGCGCATGTTCAACGGGATGGATGGGAACTTACTGCCAATCAGGTACGAGTATTCAAGTTCATAAAACCCAAGGACACTCGTGAATAGCGACATTAGTATTGATAGGCTTAAAGAATTATCTGAATTATCTGAACCTATATACTGTAGCATTGTCGACCTATGACCTTTTTTTCCACCAGAAGGAAATGTCCTGGGGATTGACGACCATACAcaatactatttttttattcaaaattttttaTCAGGAACAATACTAATAAAACCTTTTTCTTCATCTTTCATCTTTAGCTGTATGTTATAGGAAGTGCGAAAACGGCGGAGAGTGCGTTTGGCCGGACACATGCTCATGTCCTGGTCAGTACGTAGGTAAACAGTGCGAAATAAAAGTCGGAcaagagaaagaaaaaaagaaaaagtcaCAATACGATTTGTATGCCAAATGGTGGGCGTTGTATAATAAAACCAGATAGAAGcgacatttcttttttttaaactttgcgAGGCTGAAAACAACTTTTTTCAAGGCTGAACTGtgtaaaaattataatcaaacaGAAAACTACAAGAAGCTGAATAAATCAAACGTTTAGTACTTTatcttaataattatatacatttatttttacaattgcTTTGTATGAATGATCAGTACATAATTGAAATAGTAGAACACTAAtcataattatacaattttgtagAGATTCTATTGTAGAAATCGTCTACTAAAAAGTTAGCATTACGTAATCAAGGTAATCAACCAAAGAATTATGTTAAATTCGGACGTGGTTTTAGTAGACAGACTGTACAGACTACAGCATACGCAAACGTATTAATATAATTCCCATAATGCGCCCCGtacatttaaaacaatcttTTTACAGTGGTCTGCAGGAAGAATTTAAACTGGACGactttcatttttatatacaagatcattattattattatatgacgTATGTACAAGTATAAATGTCattattcattataatatttatatccatATAAGGCCTTTTCTTCAAGTTCAAGGTGCTACTAATTACGTATTGCTGCGCATGCCTAAATGTAAGTCAAGAGGCCAAGTCTTCCAGTCAAATACTATCACCTCTAAATATCTctccttttttttattaccgGTATTGCCGTCTGTAGCTAAATAAATAGATACAAATAGAAATATTAGTAACTTAATTtgtaaatgttaattatttaaaatattgtccCAAAagtaatttgtacaaaaaaaaaatctttattgaACAGGCCATTTCAATgtcacacaaaaaaatattgacTTTGAGTAAAAGCTatccaaaataatatttacctgATAAAACTTTagtttaaagaaacaaataaaaaccaacgcccatttttttgtgtgaaaaaggtGCGTTTTTGGTCAAACTTAATTaggtatattgttttttttttgcaggaaaaaaaatggcctattcaaagtttgattttattcatctttacttgtcatgtttgttttttttttaaattaaagatgaTACACTACTTAGTATTAGAATTGAAGTTTACTGTTAAAATAAGCATCAACGTAGcaaataacacatttaataCCTTTGGCGAGTTGATCGGCTCTCACAGTAGGCTCCAGTGCGTCCATGTCGACATGCGCACTTGTTCGGTTCAACACACCTTCCACCATACAAACACGGCCGTTCGCAAATGGCTGTGTAATACAATTTAAGTTAAATAAGGCAAggagttaaatttataatatacacaGATAGGGGATAGATAAATGAAAAGGCAAGGAACCATTAAGTAAATTAAACAGAAACTGAAATTGAATCTTACTGAAATAACTAAGATAAGACGTAGGCCTATGGTAGGATATTTATAAACTATGAAGAAGAATGAATAAGCCTAtgtttcttaaaaacaaaatcttacGTTTTTGGCAAGAAGTCCCACTGTAGCCTTGTGGGCATGCGCACACATCTGGTTTGATACATACACCTTTGTTACGACATCCATTACTGCAAACGGCTAcaaaaagacaataaaacatttgattaattattttttaaaaaggggtaaATTGCTACCGTAATGATTATCATCTAATGGGCTAAGAAAAACAAAACGTAATTTTCCACTGGATAATATCATGGGCTAAAGAGCAACCGACAGGTTTGAGAATGTGGGAaaacatagtaggcctaatgctaTTCAAAATGAAGATAATTGCATCTACCTTTCTGACAATGTCTGCCTCGCCAGCCAGAAGCACAGGAGCAAACATCAGGGGCAACACAACGTCCACCATTAAGACACCGTGGTTCACAGAGCGCTAAAGAAAGAACGATCATACTATAATGCCCCGACCGAAAAATCTCAAACCATGCAATGGATTCAAATGACGCATGCAAAACGTAGACCTCACGCGTATACATTGATACGAACACTTACAATGTACATATCAAAAACATATAAAACGAAAAATTAAACAAGTCAATTTAACAGGAAAGTTAAtcaatagaataataataattattattattattatagtagaaTATCCATCGGTATTATGAAAAAAACATAGCATAaactctttaaataaaaaactcACGGATTTCGCATCGTCTACCAATGAACCCATGCGGGCATGAACACGTATTCTTGCGCACACATCTTCCACCGTTCAAGCACGTCTCATCACATACACCTAGAATAGAAATGTAGGTCTAAATGTTTAGCAACAGTGTCGGATGTGAATTGATGGAGATCATCCTCTATATTGTGTTTATCCTACCACAATAAAAGCGAATATCGGTAAAAGAAAGGAGTAGAGATCATCTTTACATCATCTTtcaactaacctgtctcacaaTATCTTCCATGATAACCACGTGAGCAGAGACATTGCGAAGGATTGGCACAAACTCCACCATTCATACAATCTGGTTGACAGAGTGCTGAAATAACGAGAAAATGAGTGGAGTTAATGATGGCGTTATCGTGTCGACAACCCCGTTCAGAATCATTGCTGGAAAACCACATAAAACATCAACAGAACGTACTTAGCACCATAAACAGatttatcatcatcaccacaaCCATTACCTACATCAGGAGAAAAAAACCGACACCACCACAACCACGGCCACCCATACAACaatcatacattattttgtcaaCGCAATCAACCACCTCTACCCCGACCACGGTTCAATATAAACCAAGCTATATGTGTGTTTGTACCTTGTTCGCAAGTAGGCCCTGAATACCCCGCAGGACATACACACGTATCAGGGTCCGAACAATAACCTCCGTTTTGGCAGTTTAAACGACAAGTCACTAAAAGAAAGATTAGACAATAAtgattgtatattattttaaaaattccaaCTTGAATTGTACcgtgtattttgttttaaacatgCTTTAACATAACACTTGTTTCGTTCCAAGGACTGAAGACGGCCGTCGTTCCATTATACAATCCATTCAACGACACTGACTTCCGTTCCATGAAACTGAACAATGTGGAGGCAACTTAAACGTGTTTGGTTTGTTTTGCCCCATTGTAGTAGGTGTAACAAGCAAAAGTTAGATGAGTCGTGATTGGTCGAATTATTTGCGTTTTGCTTACGTACGTCGTTCGTGCGTCCTCTACTGTATattttacatactgtattattacaaCTAGCAATGTTAATGTAACCGTATCTTTGCTGAAGAAAATTTGACATGCTTTGCATTTTTTCCTACACCCAACGTACACCCAACCTCTGTTAGTGCTGTTAGTTTCtatactataatattttattaaggAATCAACCATAACAGTGCGAGTGCAATGGTTAGATAATAGAACACAGAGTATACTTACTGGTTTCACAACGTGGGCCCACGTATCCAGAAGGACAAGCGCAAACGTTAGGTGCATAGCAAACACCACCGTGTTTGCAATCAGGCTCGCAAATAGCTGATAAAAGTGAACAATAAATACCACAACATAGAAACGTAAAGTGATTACTGTTACATTATTCATATGTTAAGGGTTGTGTCACACTGTGGGTTTTGTTGCTTGGATAGATGAATGTAACCAACACGCACTAGTGTGAAACATCCCTTATTTCGTTAGTACACCAACACAGCATGATGATCAAATTAAAGGACCTGTgaccgtattcaccaatcacacttaagtgatatatttcccttaaatataaGTATTTCACTTGTATGTATTTAGATAGGAAATGTTCGTAATTTTAAGGTTTCCCTTATTAGTGTGAATGTTGAATACGGCCACAGGATGGCTGGTTTTGAAGATGTTATACATGTTATATAGTCCCTTTTTCCACAAAAAATAACCCTATACAGGCCGCGCCTGACGAcacacaataaaaataataaacatattaaataaaataaaacgcAAAAGACGGAATGaagtatgaaatattattgctttaaaaaaagaaaacgtATTAGGCGTAGCTCTGTGACGTTATTTTGGTTCCTATTTTGGAGGCAGCGCAAGGTCGTGATCATCCGAACTGCTGGTCATTGACAAACTCACATGCGTTGCGCTCACGACCTTGCGCTGCCTCCGAAATTGGGACCAAACTAAACGTCCCAAAATGTACCTGTACATGATGTGAAGTGAAAAATATTGAATGTGCTGATGTGATTGAAGATTAAGATgggaaatacagtatttatacccGAGTAAAAACCAGATAGCCGTTACGACTTTATAATATTCTGGAAAGAGGGACTATCATTACATCACAACAGCCTATTTAATCCATAATGTTAGTCAATGATAGGTCAAGAATACGCGTGATAATtcactgaaaataaataatatacaccGTAAAGAATACAAATACAGTAAACATATGcaattaaatagaaaaatacCTTTATCGCAGAATTTTCCCGTGTATCCTTCGTAGCAACTGCATTCGCCCGGTGCAACACATACTCCATTTTGACAGTCAGGTCTACACAAAGCTGAAGGGAACATATCAAACATAATCGTACCGCTGAAATGttgtttatacagtagtagATTTCTTTATAACTTTATAGGGGCTGAAGGGAGGGGTGTTCGGGCCACACCTCCTATAGATCCTCCTGGATCACACGTAATCATACCACACATTTAACTGCAGTACCTTATCAGGCAGTTGGTGCATATCTAATAATATTACCTATCTTCACAGTGAGGTATGGTGCTGTAAATTTCGCATTACGGGGCGCAGTTTGGGAAATTTCTAATTGTATCAACATACTACTTGTGAACGGCGCCTCGTACTCATTGTATTTCTGTCTATCTTACCTATTCTACAACCGTATCCTGTCCAACCTTCTTTGCATATACATTTAATTCCACCAGTGCACCGCATGTTCTTTGGACATGTCACAGAGCAGCGATTTACTTCAACTACAAAACGAAAGAAcgatttattacaaaatagtaCAAAACAACTTGCGCAGTTTAAAGTAAGCGAACTAACCATAGATGTTATGTTAAACAACTTACCGCATGATACGCCATCACCAGAATACCCAGGTGGACAAGGTCCACACCTGAAGCTAAGAGATCCGTCAGTTATTGTTTCGGAGCAGACGACACGATCAAAGCACGGGTTAGGATCACACGGAATGACAGACTGCTCACATAGTATGCCTAAAATAAAGCAAAAACAATGCGTTGAAGTTGCAAATTTGAGCCGTATACAAAATATGACATTCAAGATTTTCCAATATTGAAAACCAAACAATATTGTGAGATGCAGACATAAAGCTAACGTTTATATTTTCCAAATAACAAGGAGCGTAGTCTTCTCTACAAAGGAATTCTTTTCTAACACAAAAATGTCATAAAATTGATCCGTAGACCTATATTACACGTACTATAACACTGATAACACGGGGATACTTTCTGAAATTATCAGCTTCCCACAAATATGAACACTCTCTCTGAACATGATGTAGGATATAATCTGGATGAGCCAACTAAATTGTGACCTGACCATGAAttataaagctctatctacactatcaaactagttcaaaaaagaaagtgtgatatgcccaaatatggaagtgatatgacatcatcatgtccatcacTTAAATTTGTTacagtagtgtagacagagctttagaaaaaaTAGAAGTAAACCAAGGAAACAATGTCATACCTGTATAACCAGCGTCGCATCTACAGAAGAAGATGGCATCAATTGACACAGAACACGAGCCATGATGACAAGGATTCGGTGTGCAGACATCACCAGATAGATCGTACGGTGGTATACTTTCACAATGATCTCCTTTGAAATCATCTGGACAGATACAGACGACATCAGTTTCTTTATATGCTTTGTCTTCCTTGCATTTCCCGCCGTTTTGACAAAGGCACTCTATAACTGTCACCTAAACATGAATCAAAAGAATACAATTGCAATTCCATTCAATTGTTAAAAGACCAACTCACTCAGGCAGCGTCTTACGACGAGGTCTCGTcgggagaaaattaaacatgttcccGCCAGCTAAAAAACTACGCTCGACGCTATCTCAAGACGACTCGTCTTGTTGGGATTCAACTCGGACAGTACCGACGAGTCAAGACGTTCCATTGGGTCTCGTCGTACGACAATGTCTTAGTTGGTCTAACTAACCCTTTCTGAATCTGTCATTGTTATGAACACCAACACGTACTACTAATGCAAACAGGAGCACGGTTCAATGTAAACATTCTACTTAATTTCAGTTATCTATTTAGAGAAATGACAAAACACATTTAAGATTCTCACATCAATAGTGGCGGCCTCGTTAGCACCGCACCTGTCAGTCGCCCTCACGGGTATAACTACATGATTCGCTTTTAATGGTTGCCACAGTAACTTGCCATCTTCTGACAAACTGATACCATAGTCATCTTCTTTCCAAATAAGGTCGTAAACTAAGACGTCACCGTCTGGGTCGGTGGCTTCAAGTTGATATTCGAATGTGTTTTCAGCGAACAAGAATAACGGATGAGAAACCGGAAATACTGGCAGCAAATTATCTGCAAaacattaataaacattataaacaaCATATTACAATAGCATACATGAGTTTAACACATAATTCATCAAATGTGATTCCGTGTAGCAATTTGAACGAATAACGTTGTTATTTTGctcaaatcaatcaatcgatcaATTCATCAATCCATTCATCGACTAATCCATAATTTAAtcaaacaatcaatcaatcgataAATCAATCTATAAATCAATCCACCCATCCATCAATCCATCCATCCATTTaatcaatcaaccaatcaatcaattaatcaatcgaTAAATCGAACTAATCTATCATGAATACAGAAGGCTGATGAACGCGTTACCCCGGTAACTAGCTACAGTCGCTTACGTGGTATAATGTCTTCAAACTCATTGACGATCGTCAATGACAGTCATCCTAAGAATAAGCAAAACAAATAATCTTTTGAagtagctagcctaggcctaagcagGGAGATCTCTCTGGCCTAAGCTTCCACGGTGTTTTCGTCAGGTTGCGTGCATATCCTAATAAATATTTCCTCGTCCACTTCCTTTTGTTTTCTTCCTGGCCTTCATATTTTTAGTTCCACAGAAGGTTTTAATTTTGTACGGAACGTGGGCGCAATGCCAGTTGATGTATGTTTAAATCGGATGCGATATAATTCGTATTTCATGTGTTGATGTGTATGTTTATCAAGCGAATCGAACCAATTATTAAaggttaatattattataaccgCCGTTATACACCTTGCACAGCGTTTAAGTGCGCGTATTAACATTTGTTTTCATTACCGTATCATTGTTTGAACACCCACGTTCAGTTTTGTCTTTTGTTGTTCCTCCCATTTATATCatcatttatgtttttctaTCAATCTGTACTTTTCCCACTTATCATAcctcttaaaaaaatacttaattaatttagaaaatGTCTAATAGgtctaaaggccaatttacaaaaaaaaatgtattaaaaagttAAAGCACACTGAGAAAGTAATATGAAGTTCCTTAATAATTTAAGTTACGGAACTGAAAAACAACGAGGTGCGCCAACTGTCTCCCCACTAAACATGCCATGTATGTCAATACGTTATTAAGAAAAGTCAAAATGAGTCACATTCTATTACACATCAGTCGATAAAACCATTCATCTACCAATCACATACCTTCTTTATTAGACCATTCGTAAATATTTAAGTCAGGAATGCAAGTTAAACACTCGTTTGTTGGAGATGTTTCACCGATGTACCGACACGTTTGCTCGATAAAGCAGAAAGATTCGatctacaaaaaataatataatacgtCAAATAAACTGGGATTTTCTCCATATCATCTCCTTCAAAAACCAATACATTGGTGATGATGTGTATGCTTGATTGTGTAAACAGATTTTAACATagttgataataattatacacGTCACTTGAACTAAGATTCTTTCCAATCCATGTCATCTCCTCCAAAACCACTAAACTAGTGATGAAATGTGTGTTTACTTGATAGTGTAAACATTAATTGTTGATAATATACAATTGGAAAGACAGTGTATTCAGAAACTTAATGTGCACAGAAAACTGAAAATACTGATTATATAATACGTATGTGAACTGTTTGAAAGGATTTCAGACTACAGATAAACGATTATAAAGTGACTTTTACTGAATAATACAGCAAAGTGATGGCACTAGTTACACTCCGTTACGCATGATTAATTTAAAGAATGATGTACGGTCAAAGACTAGTACGGACCAGCGTACGTTATGCTAATGTAACAAGTCAGGTGTGCTCGAATGAATTTAGgtgattgttattattttgtagttgCCAGAAGCTTATTGACCGACATCATAGTAAACCCCTTCAACTAGTACACTTATAGTAGTCAAGGGTCACGTTGTTGCGTCTAATTCAGGGGCCACGGTTGTTGTGTTAACAAGATGTCCCCGTATGTAACTTACCGTCATATTACAGGTACCTTGCCAATCACATTGGAAGCACATTGAATCGAAGACAGTGAAAATGACCGCGTTGCTTACGGATCCACCATTCAAAGATAccttaaatcaaatcaaatcataaaGATTAGATCTAGACGTCGTACGCGTAAAGATTCGatgaaaatttttgttttttgacatTCTACTAACCTGTACTGCCCACTTTATTGGCTCATTAACGCCTTTAAATATCTTATTTGGTACTGGACACAagattgtttgtttgtttctgaATTGCCCAATGCTGTCGAATTCTGTAATTTCTTCATTAGTctaaataaaaatcaatgatATATTGCTTATAATAGCTGAATTAAATAAAGTTGATGTTTGTCGGTATGATTGGTCGGTCGGTTTTCCAGTTGATTGGTCGGTATAACGATagatcggtcggtcggtcgatcTGCCGATTGGACGGTCATCGGTCTCTTGTCAGATAAACCACAATGATACataaagtactttaaccatcgATAGATATAAGAATTGTCAGTAAGTCAGTCGGTCTATTTTATACAGTAAACCAAATACATATACCTAAGCAGCTAAATAATTAATCTATATTTCACAATCTGAATTCAATATGGAATTGATTCAACATACGTTTAATAACGTCATGTGACACCTGATGGAATAAGATTTCTTAACGTTGACCACGTTAACTTTGATGACGTCACATGTCCCGGTTCTTTTATCACACAGTCCGTTGTCACCGATACGTGTAATTGCGGGTGTGTCTGAAATAcgtaagaaaataaataattatctcgAGAGTATTGCCAACGgttatgacatttttttaaaatctttaatgGATCTATTTTGAGATGTTAATAGGGAAGATGAGTGACAAGAAGACAGTGACAATGGTGACAAGGTTCGGACAGCCGGAAGGGTGTGTGGTATGAATACTTTGAGCTTTCGATTTATAATGACCTACGTACTACTTACGTCATGTAAATTCATTGGGAGAAATGCTTCCTGGCTATTTTTTCGACTTAGTTTGGGCAAATTATAGGTTCGGGGGAATTCTAGGTTCGGGCGAATTATAGGTTCGGGCGAATTCTAGGTTCGGGCGAATTCTAGGTTTGGGCGAATTCTAGAATTCTCCTCAAACTTGGTTCGGGCGAATTCTAGGTTCGGGCAAATTCTAGGTTCGGGCGAGTTCTAGGTTCGGGCGAATAATAGATTAGGGCGACGAGAAACAGTCGTAGGTCGTCGTCAATCGAAATTACCCATATATGATGATATGAGAACAACACAGGGAAGTACAAAACAATGAGCCAGGAGTACCTAAATATACCAGTCGATAAGTCATCCATCCAAAACGATGAGGAACGGTAATAATAGTGATATATTGAcggtaataaatgaaataagTTCATAATCATTCTAATTACACTCACCTTTTCGTAAACTACAATCTACTGAATAAAATCCTTCGTCACAATAGCAACCCAGGCTCGTACATGCACCATGTCCAGAACAACTGTATGGGCAGTTAAgatttttatgtaacaaatacATATTGTTTACACTACGACCATCTGTTTTGACCCATATAGTCTGATTTTCCAATAATGCGCGTTCACATTCATTTTCAATCAGCGTGTACGCGTACGAATCCCAGCGGAAGTCATCCGTCAGCTGTAGATCGGCAACACACATTTCAATCGCATCTTTGATGTACATTTCTGATCCTAACACGTTTGAACACAAATACGATAGGATGGGACGCATTAACTTTTTCTCGCACATTTCCACAGCCTGGAGCTCAGTTACTCCAGTAGGCGTGGGCCATGATGGGGTGACGGGTTGTAAGTCAGAATCATGAGCATCCGGGTAGAAAAAATATTCAAACTGTTCAACGTCACGCTTTTTCGGGTTATTTTTATTCCTATTTTTTCTCGTCTTGTATTTCGATGTCATATCTGTTGATTTGATGAGTTCAGTtctaatgacgtcatcataacGCGTACACTTGCGCGTTACCGCCACCGCGCTTCTGGGGGTACCCTCGCAGTTACAGAACCGTTTCGTTTTGGGATATTCTTTATATTCTGGTAAATGGTTAAACAGACCACCATCACGCAACCTGAAAAAAAGGATTATCGAAAGAGATGTTTGAAAGCGAAAACTTTAAAACATAGTCTGCACTCTAGCAACTTTAGTTTGCAAACAAGAAAAGTTTTCCAAAGTCTGCCAGTTGACAAACTTCGGCAAACTACTAGTAGAAAACTTGTTTGCAGAAGTTAAGCTCAGTCCACATTAGCAAACTTTTGTTTTCAAACGCAAGCAAACTCGAGTTTCTCAAAATAATATTGCCAAAGTTTGCGAATTAAATTCTCTTTGAGTCTGCAaactaaagtttgatagtgtagacttctACGAACTGTTTCCTACAGTTTTCCTCTGAAGTTTGTCAACTGACAACATTTTGGAAACATTCTCTGGAAACATTCTATGGACAAACTCGGCGATTGCAAACAAAGGTTGACCAAGACAGACTATGTTTTTATTCTAGACAAATCACACACTTCTCCAAACTTTGAAAACAAAGATGTCCTGGTTTTCATATCTCAGATAAAATGTATGGCGTACCAAATAGTTTTCCGTTTTTCTTCTCCGAACTGGAAAAATCTTACTTCAATCCGCATCTGTTAATTTAGGCTTTGgaaattatgtaggcctatctatgACGTATTTTCTACTTTTCGATTAGATAATCAATTTTTCCAAACACACCGATTACTCACCTCCATTGTTCAACAAATTCGTTAGCTTGTCCATGCTCCATTTCAATGtccattttagttttttctgTAAAGTGATAGT from Antedon mediterranea chromosome 2, ecAntMedi1.1, whole genome shotgun sequence includes:
- the LOC140040119 gene encoding uncharacterized protein; amino-acid sequence: MAQLQMIYLSALNLLLLHLLSASGSGVLFFSEPNANPLKVTNDCNKKCVEFRGVCIQNKCRCFNGYYGQLCEKAICRGGCLNGGFCDQPNQCACPIGFKGRQCEKPRCSGGCLNGGRCVAVHGRPTCSCPSGYKGRRCQNAICETSCLHDGYCKRPNVCACSTGWMGTYCQSAVCYRKCENGGECVWPDTCSCPGQYVGKQCEIKVGQEKEKKKKSQYDLYAKWWALYNKTR